From Leptospira kirschneri serovar Cynopteri str. 3522 CT, one genomic window encodes:
- the rplT gene encoding 50S ribosomal protein L20, translating into MPRAVNGTIHKNRRKRILKDAKGFRGARSKLYRTAKSAVMKAGQWAYRDRRAKKRDFRKLWIIRINAAARENGLSYSVFMNSLKKLGIHMDRKSLAELAFNDREVFNSLVEKIKVAG; encoded by the coding sequence ATGCCTAGAGCGGTCAATGGAACCATCCACAAAAATAGAAGAAAAAGAATCTTAAAAGACGCAAAAGGATTCCGCGGAGCTCGTTCTAAACTTTATAGAACGGCTAAAAGCGCTGTGATGAAGGCGGGTCAGTGGGCCTATAGAGATCGCAGAGCAAAAAAAAGAGATTTTCGTAAACTTTGGATCATCAGAATTAATGCCGCTGCAAGAGAAAATGGTTTGTCTTATTCTGTATTTATGAATTCCCTTAAGAAATTGGGAATTCATATGGATCGTAAGTCTTTGGCAGAGCTGGCTTTCAACGATAGAGAAGTATTTAATTCCTTAGTTGAAAAAATTAAAGTAGCTGGATAA
- the rpmI gene encoding 50S ribosomal protein L35, translated as MPKLKTNRAAAKRFKFTKNNKIKRKSMNTRHILTKKGPKRRRRLRGLTLVHNSDWKSIVRLMPYGVR; from the coding sequence ATGCCAAAGTTGAAAACGAACAGAGCCGCTGCAAAGCGTTTCAAGTTCACAAAAAACAACAAAATTAAACGCAAAAGTATGAATACCCGTCACATCTTGACCAAAAAAGGACCTAAAAGAAGAAGACGTCTTCGTGGTTTGACTTTGGTTCATAATTCTGACTGGAAATCTATCGTCAGATTAATGCCTTATGGAGTGAGATAA
- the infC gene encoding translation initiation factor IF-3 codes for MQRKPSQKSATDKLFNHRVNEKITGVSRVRLVSDDGVAIVSFEEALRKAKEENLDLVEVSADQELHVCKIIDYGKYKFELLKKSKEAKKKQHVINVKEIKIRPRIESHDYEIKKKHAQEFLGKGDKVKISLRFRGREMMHSDLGMKVVYRMIEDLKEHGTAERDPIQDGKQIVVIINPK; via the coding sequence ATGCAGAGGAAACCGAGTCAAAAGTCAGCAACTGATAAGCTTTTTAATCATAGAGTCAATGAGAAAATAACAGGCGTTTCCAGAGTTCGCTTAGTGTCGGATGACGGCGTGGCGATCGTATCTTTTGAAGAAGCACTCAGAAAAGCAAAAGAGGAAAATTTAGATCTAGTAGAAGTATCAGCGGATCAAGAACTTCACGTTTGTAAGATTATAGACTACGGAAAGTATAAATTCGAGTTACTTAAAAAAAGTAAAGAGGCAAAGAAAAAACAACACGTAATCAATGTAAAAGAAATTAAGATTCGTCCTCGAATTGAAAGCCATGATTACGAAATCAAAAAGAAACACGCGCAGGAGTTTCTGGGAAAAGGAGACAAGGTAAAAATCAGTCTCCGGTTTCGAGGTAGAGAAATGATGCATTCTGACCTCGGAATGAAAGTAGTTTATAGAATGATAGAAGACCTGAAAGAACACGGAACCGCCGAAAGGGATCCGATTCAGGACGGAAAACAAATCGTAGTAATTATTAATCCGAAATAA